From a single Candidatus Thorarchaeota archaeon genomic region:
- a CDS encoding MBL fold metallo-hydrolase: protein MPHVHLIRGENRSRFPNSNSILIDDEILTLVDAGTTLGLIEKTLHDLGHELKDIDRIVLTHFHFDHKGNANRIWNTAQCEVLCHPLGESGIKSFNGFIENYGMQNHRFWPEWETFFRSQMPHVLENYEVTGHFQDGKAISCGEVELIPIHAPGHSKDHTCFGINGFDTILLVDIDLTKFGPWYGNAVGNIEDFRRSIQKIIDLEPQVGISSHQLEPIREDLIPRLEKYLAVFDWREQQIIERVEKGLDTVEKLALSNVIYPRFPHKLYIMFEEIMLKMHIDLLVSKGNLIWNDGKLEVVHK, encoded by the coding sequence ATGCCTCATGTACACCTTATCCGCGGAGAGAATCGTTCTCGATTCCCAAACTCCAATAGTATTCTCATCGATGATGAGATTCTCACTCTCGTCGACGCGGGAACCACTCTTGGTCTCATCGAAAAGACTCTACACGATCTTGGTCACGAACTCAAAGATATTGATAGAATAGTTCTAACACATTTTCATTTTGACCACAAAGGAAATGCGAATCGCATCTGGAATACTGCACAATGTGAGGTACTTTGCCATCCGTTGGGCGAGTCAGGCATTAAATCATTCAATGGTTTTATTGAAAATTATGGGATGCAGAATCATCGATTCTGGCCTGAGTGGGAAACCTTCTTTAGAAGTCAAATGCCACATGTACTGGAGAATTATGAGGTCACGGGTCATTTCCAAGATGGAAAGGCGATCTCCTGCGGCGAAGTTGAACTAATCCCTATCCACGCCCCAGGTCATTCCAAGGACCACACCTGCTTCGGTATCAACGGTTTCGACACCATTTTGCTTGTGGACATAGATCTCACAAAATTTGGACCGTGGTATGGTAATGCTGTTGGAAACATTGAGGACTTCAGGCGCTCGATTCAGAAGATCATCGACTTGGAGCCACAAGTTGGGATCAGTAGTCATCAACTCGAGCCCATTCGTGAGGATCTTATTCCGCGGCTTGAGAAGTATCTTGCAGTTTTTGATTGGCGTGAACAACAGATCATAGAGCGGGTAGAGAAAGGTCTCGATACAGTTGAGAAACTGGCCCTCTCCAATGTAATCTATCCGCGATTCCCACACAAACTCTACATCATGTTCGAGGAGATAATGCTCAAGATGCATATTGACCTGCTCGTCAGTAAAGGCAACCTGATATGGAATGATGGGAAACTTGAGGTGGTTCATAAATAG
- a CDS encoding thiolase domain-containing protein — MTRRVAVVAGGHAKFGKRYDATMRELCAEAYKPIYDEGITQDKIDASVLSYAASQFTGQGAGSALIADYLGLADKPHLRVESACTTGTASLRAAWGMVAAGLYDVMLVVGVEQMNRVSSARATELMAQAGDMRWEYPYGVSFPAFYALMASRYMHEYNLPHEVLSMISVKSHHYGAQNPKAHLPREVTLEEANNAVPICRPLNLYDCSLITDGAAAVVIAAEDRVKEFTDEPMWIKGIGAGASEMMIQDRPSLTSIPGAKRAAKAAYKMAGIGPKDIDMADVHDCFSIAELIAYEDLGFAEPGKGREIVENKENYHDGRIPVNVDGGLKSKGHPLGATGVSMTYEILTQMRGEAQNPSRQVDDVQYGLVHNVGQSGQFTNIFIFERGW; from the coding sequence TTGACAAGAAGGGTAGCAGTAGTGGCTGGTGGCCACGCAAAGTTCGGGAAGCGATATGATGCGACCATGCGAGAACTCTGTGCTGAGGCCTACAAGCCCATCTACGACGAAGGAATCACTCAAGATAAGATCGATGCGAGCGTACTATCATACGCGGCATCACAGTTCACGGGACAGGGTGCTGGTTCTGCACTAATAGCTGATTATCTTGGCTTGGCAGACAAACCACATCTCCGTGTTGAGTCAGCGTGCACAACCGGAACCGCCTCTTTGCGAGCAGCATGGGGGATGGTCGCCGCAGGTCTCTATGATGTGATGCTTGTAGTAGGTGTAGAACAGATGAACCGTGTCAGCTCTGCACGAGCGACCGAACTGATGGCCCAAGCTGGTGATATGCGATGGGAATACCCATACGGGGTCTCATTTCCGGCATTCTATGCGTTGATGGCCTCCAGATACATGCACGAATACAATTTGCCTCATGAAGTCCTGTCTATGATCTCGGTCAAGTCACATCATTATGGCGCCCAGAATCCAAAAGCGCATCTCCCACGTGAGGTCACACTGGAAGAGGCCAATAATGCAGTCCCGATCTGTAGACCGTTGAATCTCTATGACTGTAGTCTCATCACCGATGGTGCAGCAGCAGTGGTCATTGCCGCCGAAGACAGAGTCAAAGAGTTCACCGACGAACCAATGTGGATCAAAGGCATTGGCGCCGGAGCCTCCGAGATGATGATTCAAGATCGACCCTCACTGACCTCCATCCCCGGCGCAAAGCGCGCAGCGAAGGCGGCCTATAAGATGGCGGGAATCGGCCCCAAGGACATAGACATGGCCGATGTGCACGACTGCTTTTCGATTGCCGAACTCATAGCCTACGAGGACCTAGGCTTCGCCGAACCGGGCAAGGGCCGCGAGATCGTTGAGAACAAAGAGAACTATCATGACGGTAGAATCCCGGTGAATGTCGATGGGGGCCTTAAGAGTAAGGGACATCCATTAGGTGCGACAGGAGTCTCGATGACTTACGAGATCCTCACTCAGATGCGTGGCGAGGCGCAGAACCCATCACGTCAAGTCGATGATGTACAATACGGCCTTGTCCATAATGTCGGCCAGAGTGGGCAATTCACTAACATCTTCATCTTCGAGAGGGGTTGGTAA
- a CDS encoding Zn-ribbon domain-containing OB-fold protein — MSEKELYLGYATDKVVTPFFRKFLEALEQEKLMKSVCPNCGAEFLPPRQHCQKCLSETELKEFTEREAKLYSYVIVDFPPESLASRAPYVVAIGEFPSGLRLTAHITNLTSMPEVGMPLKLAFDRVDEKKITYKWLV, encoded by the coding sequence GTGTCAGAAAAAGAACTATACTTAGGCTATGCGACCGACAAGGTCGTCACACCATTCTTTAGAAAATTCTTAGAGGCACTCGAACAAGAGAAACTAATGAAGAGCGTATGCCCCAATTGTGGTGCTGAATTCTTGCCTCCGCGGCAGCATTGTCAGAAATGTTTGAGCGAGACCGAGCTGAAAGAGTTCACAGAACGAGAGGCGAAATTGTACTCCTATGTGATCGTTGACTTCCCACCAGAGAGCCTTGCCTCGCGGGCGCCGTATGTGGTCGCTATCGGCGAGTTCCCATCGGGCCTTCGCTTGACCGCACATATCACAAATCTGACGAGCATGCCTGAAGTAGGTATGCCACTCAAATTGGCATTCGACCGTGTCGATGAGAAAAAGATCACGTACAAGTGGCTTGTGTAG
- a CDS encoding enoyl-CoA hydratase/isomerase family protein: MPEFETMLYEKAGSFLSPVKNVALIKFNRIDALNAINDQFIKDLIAALDEAEKDPDVRSVVLATAHEKVYCTGADLKMAQGLLGKPDAVRELVSLGQKAIDKIATLSKPVIAAIHGLCLGGGTEIALACDIRIADEEAKIGAPEVSLGLIPAWGGCVRLPRIVGLGKAMELILTGGQISAQEALDIGLINKVTKPEELISQAMWYGAKFGGNAPIAMKYAKKATHMAFEASYEKNLEFEVDAAAECFGTKDLAEGISAVFEKRRGKFKGE; this comes from the coding sequence ATGCCAGAGTTCGAGACAATGCTATACGAAAAGGCGGGGTCATTTCTGTCGCCCGTCAAGAACGTAGCCCTGATCAAGTTCAACCGCATCGATGCGCTGAATGCGATCAATGATCAATTCATCAAGGATCTCATTGCGGCTCTAGACGAGGCGGAAAAGGATCCAGATGTTCGTTCTGTAGTCCTAGCCACAGCCCATGAGAAGGTCTACTGTACAGGTGCTGACCTGAAGATGGCACAGGGCCTCTTGGGTAAACCTGATGCCGTTCGTGAGCTGGTCTCACTTGGTCAGAAGGCCATTGACAAGATTGCAACCTTGAGCAAACCAGTCATTGCCGCGATCCATGGTCTGTGCCTTGGTGGGGGTACCGAGATCGCACTGGCCTGTGACATACGAATTGCCGATGAGGAGGCAAAGATTGGCGCTCCCGAAGTGAGTCTTGGTCTCATCCCCGCATGGGGTGGTTGTGTCCGGCTGCCACGAATTGTTGGGCTTGGCAAGGCCATGGAGCTGATTCTGACAGGTGGTCAGATCTCGGCTCAAGAAGCACTTGATATAGGTCTCATCAACAAGGTGACCAAACCCGAGGAACTCATCAGTCAAGCAATGTGGTATGGTGCCAAGTTCGGAGGAAATGCGCCAATTGCAATGAAGTATGCAAAGAAAGCGACTCACATGGCCTTCGAGGCATCTTACGAGAAGAACTTAGAGTTCGAGGTTGACGCTGCCGCTGAGTGCTTCGGGACCAAGGATCTTGCAGAAGGCATCTCCGCAGTCTTCGAAAAGCGACGAGGCAAGTTCAAGGGCGAGTAA
- a CDS encoding YkgJ family cysteine cluster protein, whose translation MPADYLRPQSPELTEVRFECLKCGVCCRQPDIIITVTGHDVARLARGLNLSPPETLRALDFYLLDTVEIVPLGLREIPAVMTEHGLAYMALKKIDDGSCVFLSDDLCLIHAIRPSACVSFPFTFRVVAGSIMWGLSAKKELCPGIGKGEPVSELELYQLAAPVIEELSLYSEFVSQWNASEIKHTAAGFVKAILESPLFA comes from the coding sequence ATGCCGGCAGATTACCTCAGACCCCAGTCACCTGAACTCACAGAGGTTAGGTTTGAATGCTTAAAATGCGGCGTGTGTTGTCGCCAACCGGACATCATCATAACAGTGACAGGACATGATGTCGCCCGCTTGGCACGAGGTCTCAATCTGTCGCCACCCGAAACTTTACGAGCCCTCGACTTCTATCTCTTAGACACAGTGGAAATAGTGCCCCTTGGTCTTCGTGAGATTCCGGCGGTAATGACAGAACACGGGCTTGCGTACATGGCACTCAAAAAGATCGATGATGGTTCCTGTGTGTTTCTCTCAGATGACCTGTGCCTCATCCATGCTATACGTCCAAGCGCATGTGTGTCCTTCCCGTTCACGTTTCGTGTAGTTGCAGGATCCATCATGTGGGGCCTGAGCGCAAAGAAAGAACTCTGTCCAGGAATTGGAAAAGGAGAACCTGTGTCGGAGTTGGAGTTGTATCAACTGGCCGCCCCAGTTATTGAAGAACTGTCACTCTACTCAGAGTTTGTCAGCCAGTGGAATGCCAGCGAGATTAAACACACTGCGGCGGGTTTTGTCAAGGCAATTCTTGAGAGCCCGCTCTTCGCATAA
- a CDS encoding enoyl-CoA hydratase/isomerase family protein has translation MSEEDVLYTASDGVATITINRPKKYNALNIAVVKRLRELFERAEKDDSVRVVILTGAGEKAFAAGADISEFEGKDSQTVRPLAENGQALCTYIESMSKPVIAAVNGFALGGGCEVAMACDIRYASANARFGQPEINLGIIPGFGGTVRLPRLVGLGMAKELVLTGDQIAAGEAQTIGLVNKVFESVEALRDGVMSLAKKLATKPGVAVDVAKQSLNNAWALPLKESLEFEVNVFCKVFDTEDMKEGVDAFLNKREAQFKHK, from the coding sequence ATGTCCGAAGAAGATGTTCTGTATACGGCCAGTGATGGAGTGGCCACGATCACTATCAATAGACCAAAGAAATACAATGCCCTTAACATCGCCGTAGTCAAGAGGCTCAGGGAGCTCTTTGAGCGTGCGGAAAAGGATGATTCGGTCAGAGTCGTCATTCTCACAGGGGCTGGCGAAAAGGCCTTCGCCGCAGGAGCCGACATCTCAGAGTTTGAAGGAAAGGATTCTCAGACTGTGAGACCCTTGGCCGAGAATGGACAGGCGCTATGTACATACATTGAATCCATGAGTAAGCCTGTTATTGCGGCAGTCAACGGGTTTGCACTAGGGGGCGGTTGTGAGGTCGCTATGGCTTGTGACATACGTTATGCATCAGCCAACGCTCGATTTGGGCAACCCGAGATCAACCTTGGGATTATTCCCGGTTTTGGCGGCACCGTTCGGCTCCCACGACTTGTGGGTCTTGGAATGGCAAAAGAGCTCGTACTCACAGGGGATCAGATCGCCGCTGGGGAGGCACAGACAATAGGCCTTGTCAATAAGGTCTTCGAGTCTGTTGAGGCCCTGCGTGATGGTGTGATGTCGCTTGCGAAGAAACTTGCGACCAAGCCTGGTGTTGCGGTGGATGTGGCCAAGCAATCTCTGAACAATGCATGGGCTCTCCCCTTGAAAGAGTCCCTTGAATTCGAGGTCAATGTCTTCTGTAAAGTCTTTGACACCGAGGACATGAAAGAAGGTGTTGATGCGTTTCTCAATAAGAGAGAGGCCCAATTCAAGCACAAATGA
- a CDS encoding SCP2 sterol-binding domain-containing protein → MSQLQEFFQFLIAKVREKDDLKKELAKWVGPYDGKILQVYTEDGPQYIVVTKDKMSLHNGTYPSPDVIYKASAATLLAIFTGEVPFKKTQKDGSLVVIGNAHESVPLANLILQVMMSAM, encoded by the coding sequence ATGTCACAACTACAAGAGTTCTTCCAGTTTCTAATCGCAAAGGTGCGTGAGAAAGACGATCTGAAGAAGGAGCTTGCCAAGTGGGTGGGTCCCTACGACGGAAAGATCCTTCAGGTCTATACCGAGGATGGCCCACAATACATTGTCGTGACCAAAGATAAGATGAGCCTTCACAATGGCACATACCCAAGTCCGGATGTCATCTATAAGGCATCGGCTGCGACCCTGCTTGCCATTTTTACAGGAGAGGTGCCTTTCAAGAAGACACAGAAAGATGGTAGCCTGGTCGTCATAGGAAATGCCCATGAGAGCGTTCCGCTTGCCAATCTGATCCTTCAAGTGATGATGTCTGCTATGTAG
- a CDS encoding ribbon-helix-helix domain-containing protein — translation MKLVTLHVPETYIDGLEKLVENNLYPNRSEAIRIAIRDLLKRELWG, via the coding sequence ATGAAACTTGTAACATTGCATGTTCCTGAAACCTATATTGACGGACTGGAGAAGCTTGTGGAGAACAATCTCTATCCAAACCGATCCGAGGCAATTCGTATTGCGATCCGTGACCTGCTCAAGCGGGAACTATGGGGATAG
- a CDS encoding pyridoxal phosphate-dependent aminotransferase: protein MDWTSLHMQRIPASGTLRMFDLAAKLEAEGRKVYHFEVGQPDFPTPNNIIEAAVEALRNGFTRYVSSRGIPPLLEAIAKRYHDRNIEIDPAENIIVTPGAKMALFMGFLAVIDIGDDVGIISPSWPSYRIMIRNAGASPVDIPTSPDYGFDEEAVKESLTPDTRCIVINSPNNPTGGIMTKSDLKALYDLACDHDFVIFSDEIYEHLVYDGFKQTSMLEIDPTMERTLVINGFSKAYAMTGWRLGYAIGNAETISNMVRIQQNTTSCATSFVQAAGVAALRGDQSPIETMRKEYERRRTLMRNMFCSMDSVTCVAPKGAFYMFPDFAAYGMRSTEMAEKILRETGIVCTPGVVFGSAYDTHLRFTYAASAEVIEEGLAILGDYLSSLKRSTPTHAGRLPQTPVT from the coding sequence ATGGACTGGACCTCACTTCACATGCAGCGAATCCCTGCATCCGGAACTCTACGAATGTTCGACCTTGCCGCAAAACTTGAGGCAGAAGGTCGCAAAGTGTACCACTTTGAGGTCGGTCAGCCTGACTTTCCGACACCAAATAATATCATTGAGGCAGCTGTTGAGGCGCTTCGAAACGGTTTTACAAGATACGTTTCTTCAAGGGGTATTCCCCCACTGCTTGAAGCCATTGCTAAACGCTATCATGATCGAAACATTGAGATCGACCCGGCGGAGAACATCATTGTCACGCCAGGAGCAAAGATGGCACTCTTCATGGGATTTCTTGCAGTGATTGATATTGGGGACGATGTGGGCATCATTTCGCCGTCGTGGCCCAGTTACCGTATTATGATCCGCAATGCTGGGGCCTCACCTGTGGACATCCCCACAAGTCCAGACTACGGTTTCGATGAGGAGGCTGTCAAGGAGAGCCTGACACCTGACACTCGTTGTATTGTTATCAACAGTCCAAATAACCCCACTGGGGGGATCATGACCAAGTCCGACTTGAAGGCACTCTACGACTTGGCATGCGATCACGACTTTGTCATATTCAGTGACGAGATCTACGAGCATCTTGTCTATGACGGTTTCAAACAGACGAGCATGCTTGAGATAGATCCCACAATGGAACGAACACTCGTCATCAATGGATTCTCTAAGGCCTACGCGATGACTGGCTGGAGACTCGGTTATGCGATTGGAAATGCCGAGACCATCAGCAACATGGTCCGTATCCAGCAGAACACGACCTCCTGTGCTACTTCATTCGTCCAGGCCGCTGGAGTCGCTGCCCTTCGAGGGGATCAGTCACCAATTGAAACCATGCGCAAAGAGTACGAACGCCGCAGAACACTGATGAGAAACATGTTCTGCTCGATGGACTCTGTTACATGTGTTGCACCCAAGGGGGCATTCTACATGTTCCCAGATTTCGCAGCGTATGGGATGCGAAGTACTGAGATGGCCGAAAAGATATTGCGAGAGACGGGAATCGTATGTACACCTGGTGTAGTCTTCGGTTCCGCATATGATACGCATTTGAGATTCACATATGCTGCCTCGGCAGAGGTCATTGAGGAAGGACTTGCGATCCTAGGAGATTATCTCTCGAGCCTGAAAAGGAGTACTCCCACCCATGCCGGCAGATTACCTCAGACCCCAGTCACCTGA
- a CDS encoding NAD-dependent epimerase/dehydratase family protein: MTERVLVTGGAGFIGSHIVDRLIESYDVVVLDDLSAGLLENIQHHMSRDNFEFIKGSIGSQDDVRRALEGVSMVFHFAAQPDVRLSAERPLWDFNINVTGSMLLLDTMREMEVPKMIFASSGGTVYGDAEVFPTPESTAFRPISNYGAAKGAFEMYLSSYAELYGINSVSLRLANIIGPRSTHGVIYDFYMKIKQEPTRLEVLGDGTQDKAYMYVSDMVEAAVLLAKRMKPGYLPVNVGSGQRLKVARIAELVREELGVPEAQIVYTGTKRGWAGDVVITDIDISLLKSFGWTRKIELEDGVRLYIQWLVDTFGPVQ, from the coding sequence ATGACAGAACGAGTGCTGGTCACTGGCGGAGCAGGATTCATTGGCAGTCACATTGTCGACAGATTGATCGAGTCCTATGACGTAGTGGTCCTTGACGATCTCTCAGCAGGTCTCTTGGAGAATATTCAACACCATATGTCACGCGATAATTTTGAGTTCATTAAAGGCTCAATTGGGTCTCAAGATGATGTCCGTCGTGCTCTTGAGGGGGTCTCGATGGTCTTCCATTTTGCAGCACAACCGGATGTCAGACTTAGTGCCGAACGACCATTATGGGATTTCAATATCAATGTGACAGGAAGCATGCTTCTATTAGATACGATGAGGGAGATGGAAGTCCCCAAGATGATCTTTGCATCGTCTGGTGGGACCGTGTACGGGGACGCTGAGGTCTTTCCCACACCTGAGTCTACAGCGTTTCGCCCGATCAGCAATTATGGCGCTGCAAAAGGTGCCTTTGAGATGTACCTCTCATCATATGCAGAGCTCTACGGTATTAACTCTGTGAGCCTTCGGCTTGCAAATATCATTGGGCCTCGTTCGACACATGGGGTCATTTATGACTTCTACATGAAAATAAAACAAGAACCCACACGTCTTGAAGTACTAGGTGATGGCACTCAGGACAAGGCATACATGTATGTGAGCGATATGGTCGAGGCTGCAGTCCTGCTGGCTAAACGTATGAAACCCGGATACCTACCGGTCAATGTTGGATCCGGCCAGCGCCTGAAAGTGGCACGTATTGCTGAACTGGTCCGTGAGGAACTTGGTGTTCCGGAGGCACAAATCGTCTATACTGGCACCAAACGTGGATGGGCAGGTGATGTAGTCATCACAGACATCGATATCTCGCTCCTCAAGTCATTTGGATGGACTCGCAAGATAGAACTGGAAGACGGTGTGCGACTGTATATCCAATGGCTTGTGGACACATTTGGGCCAGTCCAGTAA
- a CDS encoding nitroreductase family protein, with the protein MSGGATDKQSGSAGAAENTPQTTEELQSLKLIRERRSIREFTGEKIPDEHIEMILDAARHAPSPENMLMIRFVVIRDDEETKRFLADIAQEMAQTAFGGSPFELASGRNWFVTDPYRAAVYATLRDGDLFRYPEKSDAVIIVCASEAWHDAGYLYPLELFGSVVAGMAVQNMWLVATELGYGCGYEALIAADPRHAELVRDRLGIPPLWTPLTAFCIGKPSRPRYLGPSRVPLEGLMYNERWGNPYKRLAFREKEE; encoded by the coding sequence ATGTCAGGAGGCGCTACAGACAAACAATCTGGCTCTGCGGGCGCTGCAGAAAACACTCCTCAGACCACTGAGGAGTTGCAATCTTTGAAACTTATCAGAGAGAGAAGATCAATTCGAGAGTTCACTGGCGAGAAGATCCCCGACGAACATATCGAGATGATCCTTGATGCAGCAAGGCACGCACCGAGCCCTGAGAACATGCTAATGATACGCTTCGTTGTCATTCGTGATGATGAAGAAACCAAGAGATTCCTGGCCGATATTGCACAAGAGATGGCCCAGACAGCCTTCGGTGGTTCGCCCTTTGAACTTGCAAGTGGGCGAAATTGGTTCGTAACCGATCCATACCGGGCTGCTGTCTACGCGACTCTGCGTGATGGCGATTTGTTCAGGTATCCAGAAAAATCCGATGCTGTAATTATCGTCTGTGCAAGTGAAGCATGGCATGATGCGGGCTATCTATATCCCCTAGAGCTCTTTGGTTCAGTAGTGGCAGGGATGGCGGTTCAAAATATGTGGCTCGTTGCCACAGAACTGGGCTATGGTTGTGGATACGAGGCTCTAATAGCTGCAGATCCGCGACATGCTGAACTTGTCCGTGATCGACTTGGAATTCCACCACTCTGGACACCATTGACGGCATTTTGTATCGGAAAGCCATCTAGACCAAGATACCTTGGGCCAAGCAGGGTTCCGCTTGAAGGACTGATGTATAACGAACGATGGGGCAACCCGTACAAGCGTTTGGCCTTCAGAGAAAAGGAGGAATGA
- a CDS encoding 3-hydroxyacyl-CoA dehydrogenase — translation MEVKRIAVIGSGLMGSGIAYVSAWNGFDVVMVDIKQEAIDAGMERIRNDVMTGIEKGKMSLADAEALMSHLRATTDTADAVKDADLIIEAIFENMEVKKKVFADVDAKAPPHAILASNTSSLSIDEIASATKRPDKVVGMHYFSPVAAMRLVEVVIGEKTSEETVATAIGVAEKQGKIPVKAKNSPGFIVNRILMPVLREAILLYEQGVATKEEIDSAMTVHGKFPAGPFVLGDFVGLDIALHTMETLYQEIGECFKPPESLKKLVESGAIGTKSKKGFYQYGGAAAEPEAPKGVDPQWLVTRITVPVVREAMLLIDEGIATKDDIDKAMKLGANFPKGPFEMAEALGMDKIKAELEKLYQEHGECYSLPKMLE, via the coding sequence ATGGAAGTCAAGAGGATAGCCGTCATTGGTTCTGGCCTCATGGGTTCTGGCATCGCCTATGTCTCTGCATGGAATGGCTTTGATGTCGTCATGGTCGATATCAAGCAGGAGGCCATTGATGCTGGTATGGAACGCATCCGAAACGATGTGATGACCGGCATTGAAAAGGGCAAGATGTCGTTAGCCGACGCTGAGGCCCTTATGAGCCATCTGCGGGCCACAACAGATACAGCGGATGCTGTGAAGGATGCGGATTTGATTATTGAGGCGATCTTTGAGAACATGGAGGTCAAAAAGAAAGTCTTTGCTGATGTTGATGCAAAGGCTCCGCCTCATGCGATTCTTGCATCCAATACTTCCTCTCTCAGTATTGATGAGATCGCAAGTGCCACAAAACGCCCCGACAAGGTGGTAGGGATGCACTACTTCTCCCCAGTTGCAGCGATGCGATTGGTCGAGGTAGTAATTGGTGAGAAGACCAGTGAGGAAACTGTTGCAACCGCCATTGGAGTGGCTGAAAAGCAGGGCAAGATCCCTGTAAAGGCCAAGAACAGTCCAGGGTTTATTGTCAATCGTATACTCATGCCTGTGCTCCGAGAGGCGATCCTTCTCTATGAGCAAGGGGTTGCCACAAAGGAGGAGATTGACAGTGCCATGACCGTCCATGGCAAGTTCCCAGCAGGACCATTTGTGTTGGGCGACTTCGTGGGGCTGGACATAGCTCTCCATACAATGGAGACGCTCTATCAAGAGATCGGAGAGTGCTTCAAACCTCCCGAGTCCTTGAAGAAGCTCGTGGAGAGCGGTGCCATCGGTACGAAGTCCAAGAAAGGCTTCTATCAATATGGTGGTGCGGCTGCGGAACCTGAGGCACCCAAGGGTGTTGATCCACAATGGCTAGTAACACGAATCACGGTACCTGTTGTCCGCGAGGCGATGCTGCTCATTGATGAGGGTATTGCTACAAAGGATGACATCGACAAGGCCATGAAGCTGGGTGCCAACTTCCCCAAGGGACCATTTGAGATGGCCGAGGCACTTGGTATGGACAAAATCAAGGCCGAGTTGGAGAAGTTGTATCAGGAGCATGGCGAGTGTTATAGTCTGCCAAAGATGCTCGAGTGA
- a CDS encoding DUF362 domain-containing protein — translation MDYTAEVAVGIARNQREALSNALKKLSSPPVLTSKQNQVVLKPSIYDTNLPDNTSFELIRAIVRTFSLVGQVHIVEDDNPLRTADIAFSESGYAQLADKNVILVNLSRTQSKHVQKTGLIRGGYDLPRLILQDRFFINVPTLKIDPRVTIGAGIKNLFGLIPEKNKDALHEQLEDILLDLLSIVAPDLTILDLTDVVIGSREDEKTVHVGGVLVGTDPVAVDALAASLLGRDPLNISLLRRAHDMGLGEALPDRIRLVGTEHQKEILYDSMERIRNASD, via the coding sequence GTGGACTATACGGCAGAAGTAGCAGTGGGTATTGCCCGTAACCAAAGAGAGGCATTATCAAATGCGCTCAAGAAATTGAGTTCCCCACCAGTTCTTACTTCCAAACAGAACCAGGTCGTTCTCAAACCCTCAATCTATGATACCAACCTCCCAGACAATACCTCCTTTGAGTTAATACGTGCGATTGTCCGCACATTTAGTCTAGTGGGCCAAGTTCATATCGTGGAGGACGATAACCCTCTGAGGACAGCAGATATTGCATTCTCTGAGAGCGGGTATGCACAACTCGCAGACAAAAACGTGATCCTTGTCAATCTCTCAAGAACCCAGTCCAAACACGTTCAAAAAACGGGGCTTATCAGAGGTGGCTATGACCTACCCAGATTGATCCTCCAAGATCGATTTTTCATTAATGTTCCCACTCTGAAGATCGACCCGCGAGTCACCATTGGAGCGGGAATCAAGAATCTGTTCGGTCTCATTCCTGAAAAGAATAAAGATGCCCTTCATGAACAGCTTGAGGACATTCTACTTGATCTGCTCTCGATAGTAGCCCCTGACCTCACCATCCTAGACCTCACAGATGTTGTAATAGGCTCACGCGAAGATGAGAAGACTGTTCATGTGGGAGGCGTCTTAGTCGGAACTGATCCTGTGGCCGTGGATGCACTGGCCGCATCATTACTTGGTCGTGACCCGCTGAACATCTCCTTACTGCGACGTGCTCACGATATGGGTCTTGGTGAGGCACTACCTGATCGAATTCGACTTGTTGGGACTGAGCATCAAAAGGAGATCCTGTATGATTCTATGGAGCGAATCCGTAACGCTTCGGACTGA